One region of Zingiber officinale cultivar Zhangliang chromosome 7B, Zo_v1.1, whole genome shotgun sequence genomic DNA includes:
- the LOC122006593 gene encoding FRIGIDA-like protein 3 isoform X1 yields MSNRMADTEVFKSIESTTMMLEELAKAFSDLESHSHINSSTQNKVKWDEIKEYFHSLEISLKDKLDEVKAKEKVFEEKQSVARALIAEKEAVVSAKELASLARLQELRDSAVSAIADARHKYKVESPEPIDTKVSKWQRVGTSFDDKNAPSRALKGKNPDEASGEVQPQLKELCEKMDAKGLLMYIIDMKNRTRFTTLREELPLALKYAIEPASLVLESLEGFYPLDQPSSRGNEDNTLQGMRRSCLLLMESASLLFCSTEPGVNYLLSSEIKQKATEIANKWKPKLASLNLDASNSLEAQAYLQLLATFSIAPENDEDELCKLIVAVSSCRQAPEFCRSLGLAHKVPDVVEELVQKGRQIDAVRLIQAFELTDRFPPVPLLKAYSAHSKDIDKSIGELGALRTVIKCIEEYKLQDEYPCEPLQKQIAQLEKARAYKKRIRNATLKFHSKKHRRSGPHRPPRRYPPAAADVRQRPPPPPPPAAVDHRGTYAGVMATTTRRPYDASPAYETPALSAYGQQAPSPRSYHYPDQRAPTAAYGSISSSFRSYPTSGLHADEGIPSAAHGSILSSYGSYPNYSNAGFRAAPNSYANYMGTEPPRPPPPLQQPASSTYGSYSGIGYQPPHQSYM; encoded by the exons at GTCCAACAGGATGGCTGACACTGAAGTGTTTAAAAGCATTGAATCAACAACAATGATGCTTGAAGAACTTGCTAAGGCATTTTCTGATCTGGAGTCTCACTCTCACATAAACTCATCTACACAAAACAAGGTTAAGTGGGATGAGATCAAAGAGTATTTTCACAGTCTTGAAATTTCATTGAAGGATAAATTGGATGAAGTAAAGGCAAAGGAGAAGGTATTCGAGGAAAAGCAATCAGTAGCTCGTGCTTTGATTGCTGAAAAGGAGGCTGTTGTTTCTGCAAAAGAACTTGCTTCGTTGGCCCGACTACAAGAGCTGAGGGACTCCGCTGTTTCAGCCATAGCAGATGCGCGGCATAAGTACAAGGTGGAATCTCCTGAGCCAATTGATACCAAGGTAAGCAAATGGCAAAGGGTAGGCACCTCTTTTGATGATAAAAATGCCCCATCTCGTGCTTTGAAGGGGAAAAATCCTGATGAAGCATCAGGTGAGGTTCAGCCTCAGTTGAAGGAACTTTGCGAAAAGATGGATGCAAAGGGACTTTTGATGTATATCATAGATATGAAGAACCGCACCAGATTCACCACCTTACGTGAGGAACTTCCGTTAGCATTGAAATATGCAATTGAACCAGCCTCTTTAGTGCTTGAATCTTTAGAGGGCTTTTATCCTCTTGACCAACCTAGTTCACGAGGGAATGAGGATAATACCCTTCAGGGTATGCGCAGAAGCTGTCTCTTATTGATGGAATCTGCTTCCCTTCTATTTTGTTCAACAGAGCCAGGTGTTAACTACCTCTTGAGCTCTGAAATTAAACAGAAGGCCACTGAAATTGCCAATAAATGGAAGCCGAAGTTGGCCAGTTTAAACTTAGATGCTTCTAATTCATTGGAAGCACAAGCATACCTGCAACTGCTTGCTACTTTTAGCATTGCACCAGAAAATGATGAGGACGAACTTTGCAAGCTTATTGTAGCTGTCTCTAGTTGCAGGCAAGCGCCTGAGTTTTGCCGTTCTCTTGGATTAGCACATAAAGTACCAG ACGTGGTTGAAGAGCTGGTTCAAAAGGGGAGGCAGATTGATGCAGTTCGCCTGATACAGGCATTCGAGCTAACTGATAGGTTCCCTCCTGTGCCTTTATTGAAGGCATATTCGGCACATTCCAAAGATATCGACAAAAGTATTGGGGAGCTAGGCGCCCTCAGGACTGTGATTAAATGTATTGAGGAGTACAAACTTCAGGATGAGTACCCCTGTGAACCTCTACAGAAGCAAATCGCTCAGCTTGAAAAGGCTAGAGCCTACAAGAAGCGAATCCGGAATGCCACCTTAAAGTTTCATTCAAAGAAGCATCGTCGGAGTGGACCTCATCGCCCACCTCGCAGGTATCCTCCGGCCGCCGCTGATGTCCGGCAGCGGCcgccgccaccaccaccaccggCTGCAGTCGACCACAGGGGGACTTATGCAGGAGTCATGGCCACAACCACAAGGCGCCCATACGATGCTTCACCAGCTTATGAAACACCCGCGCTCAGTGCATACGGGCAACAAGCCCCTTCGCCAAGGTCATATCACTATCCAGATCAAAGAGCACCAACTGCAGCATATGGCAGCATCTCATCGAGCTTCCGAAGCTACCCGACCTCTGGATTGCATGCTGATGAAGGAATTCCCTCGGCGGCACATGGCAGCATTTTGTCCAGCTACGGGAGCTACCCAAACTACTCGAATGCAGGATTTCGTGCTGCTCCAAACAGCTATGCGAATTACATGGGTACTGAACCACCACGACCGCCGCCGCCACTACAACAACCTGCCTCATCGACCTATGGGAGCTATTCGGGCATTGGCTATCAACCCCCACATCAATCTTATATGTGA
- the LOC122006593 gene encoding FRIGIDA-like protein 3 isoform X2, with amino-acid sequence MADTEVFKSIESTTMMLEELAKAFSDLESHSHINSSTQNKVKWDEIKEYFHSLEISLKDKLDEVKAKEKVFEEKQSVARALIAEKEAVVSAKELASLARLQELRDSAVSAIADARHKYKVESPEPIDTKVSKWQRVGTSFDDKNAPSRALKGKNPDEASGEVQPQLKELCEKMDAKGLLMYIIDMKNRTRFTTLREELPLALKYAIEPASLVLESLEGFYPLDQPSSRGNEDNTLQGMRRSCLLLMESASLLFCSTEPGVNYLLSSEIKQKATEIANKWKPKLASLNLDASNSLEAQAYLQLLATFSIAPENDEDELCKLIVAVSSCRQAPEFCRSLGLAHKVPDVVEELVQKGRQIDAVRLIQAFELTDRFPPVPLLKAYSAHSKDIDKSIGELGALRTVIKCIEEYKLQDEYPCEPLQKQIAQLEKARAYKKRIRNATLKFHSKKHRRSGPHRPPRRYPPAAADVRQRPPPPPPPAAVDHRGTYAGVMATTTRRPYDASPAYETPALSAYGQQAPSPRSYHYPDQRAPTAAYGSISSSFRSYPTSGLHADEGIPSAAHGSILSSYGSYPNYSNAGFRAAPNSYANYMGTEPPRPPPPLQQPASSTYGSYSGIGYQPPHQSYM; translated from the exons ATGGCTGACACTGAAGTGTTTAAAAGCATTGAATCAACAACAATGATGCTTGAAGAACTTGCTAAGGCATTTTCTGATCTGGAGTCTCACTCTCACATAAACTCATCTACACAAAACAAGGTTAAGTGGGATGAGATCAAAGAGTATTTTCACAGTCTTGAAATTTCATTGAAGGATAAATTGGATGAAGTAAAGGCAAAGGAGAAGGTATTCGAGGAAAAGCAATCAGTAGCTCGTGCTTTGATTGCTGAAAAGGAGGCTGTTGTTTCTGCAAAAGAACTTGCTTCGTTGGCCCGACTACAAGAGCTGAGGGACTCCGCTGTTTCAGCCATAGCAGATGCGCGGCATAAGTACAAGGTGGAATCTCCTGAGCCAATTGATACCAAGGTAAGCAAATGGCAAAGGGTAGGCACCTCTTTTGATGATAAAAATGCCCCATCTCGTGCTTTGAAGGGGAAAAATCCTGATGAAGCATCAGGTGAGGTTCAGCCTCAGTTGAAGGAACTTTGCGAAAAGATGGATGCAAAGGGACTTTTGATGTATATCATAGATATGAAGAACCGCACCAGATTCACCACCTTACGTGAGGAACTTCCGTTAGCATTGAAATATGCAATTGAACCAGCCTCTTTAGTGCTTGAATCTTTAGAGGGCTTTTATCCTCTTGACCAACCTAGTTCACGAGGGAATGAGGATAATACCCTTCAGGGTATGCGCAGAAGCTGTCTCTTATTGATGGAATCTGCTTCCCTTCTATTTTGTTCAACAGAGCCAGGTGTTAACTACCTCTTGAGCTCTGAAATTAAACAGAAGGCCACTGAAATTGCCAATAAATGGAAGCCGAAGTTGGCCAGTTTAAACTTAGATGCTTCTAATTCATTGGAAGCACAAGCATACCTGCAACTGCTTGCTACTTTTAGCATTGCACCAGAAAATGATGAGGACGAACTTTGCAAGCTTATTGTAGCTGTCTCTAGTTGCAGGCAAGCGCCTGAGTTTTGCCGTTCTCTTGGATTAGCACATAAAGTACCAG ACGTGGTTGAAGAGCTGGTTCAAAAGGGGAGGCAGATTGATGCAGTTCGCCTGATACAGGCATTCGAGCTAACTGATAGGTTCCCTCCTGTGCCTTTATTGAAGGCATATTCGGCACATTCCAAAGATATCGACAAAAGTATTGGGGAGCTAGGCGCCCTCAGGACTGTGATTAAATGTATTGAGGAGTACAAACTTCAGGATGAGTACCCCTGTGAACCTCTACAGAAGCAAATCGCTCAGCTTGAAAAGGCTAGAGCCTACAAGAAGCGAATCCGGAATGCCACCTTAAAGTTTCATTCAAAGAAGCATCGTCGGAGTGGACCTCATCGCCCACCTCGCAGGTATCCTCCGGCCGCCGCTGATGTCCGGCAGCGGCcgccgccaccaccaccaccggCTGCAGTCGACCACAGGGGGACTTATGCAGGAGTCATGGCCACAACCACAAGGCGCCCATACGATGCTTCACCAGCTTATGAAACACCCGCGCTCAGTGCATACGGGCAACAAGCCCCTTCGCCAAGGTCATATCACTATCCAGATCAAAGAGCACCAACTGCAGCATATGGCAGCATCTCATCGAGCTTCCGAAGCTACCCGACCTCTGGATTGCATGCTGATGAAGGAATTCCCTCGGCGGCACATGGCAGCATTTTGTCCAGCTACGGGAGCTACCCAAACTACTCGAATGCAGGATTTCGTGCTGCTCCAAACAGCTATGCGAATTACATGGGTACTGAACCACCACGACCGCCGCCGCCACTACAACAACCTGCCTCATCGACCTATGGGAGCTATTCGGGCATTGGCTATCAACCCCCACATCAATCTTATATGTGA
- the LOC122003998 gene encoding probable carboxylesterase 17 — MGASPCAQLRDDDINPQHQPVTGDGHGPATEEVRGLIRLYRDGHVERLPAVASVPPASTPDLDVVCEELIVAGGLTARLYLLPKLQALPLLVYFHGGGFCVGSVAWRCYHEFAARLAARANCAVLSVDYRLAPEHPLPAAYEDGLGVLQWATHRASGELARWRHLCDFSRVFLAGDSAGAAIAYHAALKYDARSEAAAPLRGAILIQPFFGGAARTWSETNQPQSSKSALSLATSDCYWRMALPAGADRDHRWCNPLAAKLPAAEASRLPALLVCDSELDILRDRSREFCKAMSSAGVRVEQVTMAGVGHAFQILHNYPSSQARTTEMLTHIKDFINDRSK; from the exons ATGGGGGCTTCTCCTTGTGCACAGCTGCGTGACGACGACATCAACCCACAACACCAACCAGTCACCGGCGACGGCCATGGCCCTGCCACGGAAGAGGTTCGCGGACTCATCAGGCTCTACAGGGACGGCCACGTGGAGCGCCTCCCCGCCGTCGCCAGCGTCCCTCCCGCCTCCACTCCCGACCTCGACGTCGTCTGTGAGGAATTGATCGTCGCCGGAGGTCTCACCGCCCGCCTCTACCTCCTGCCCAAGCTCCAAGCCCTGCCCCTGCTTGTCTACTTCCACGGCGGCGGCTTCTGCGTCGGCTCCGTCGCCTGGAGATGCTACCACGAGTTCGCCGCCCGCTTGGCCGCGCGCGCCAACTGCGCTGTGCTGTCCGTCGACTACCGCCTCGCGCCGGAGCATCCGCTCCCCGCGGCGTACGAGGACGGCCTCGGCGTATTGCAGTGGGCGACCCATCGTGCTTCGGGCGAGCTCGCGCGGTGGCGCCACCTCTGCGATTTCAGCCGCGTGTTCCTCGCCGGCGACAGCGCCGGCGCCGCCATCGCCTACCACGCGGCACTAAAATA CGATGCCAGGTCCGAGGCGGCAGCGCCTCTCCGGGGAGCGATTCTAATCCAGCCGTTCTTCGGCGGCGCGGCGCGGACATGGTCGGAGACGAACCAGCCGCAATCCTCGAAGTCGGCGCTGAGCCTGGCGACGTCGGATTGCTACTGGCGGATGGCCCTGCCGGCGGGGGCGGACCGGGACCACCGGTGGTGCAACCCCCTCGCGGCAAAGCTTCCGGCGGCGGAGGCCTCGAGGCTTCCCGCTCTGCTGGTGTGCGACTCGGAGTTGGACATTCTGAGGGACCGGAGCCGGGAGTTCTGCAAGGCGATGAGCAGCGCCGGCGTCAGAGTCGAGCAGGTAACGATGGCCGGAGTCGGGCATGCCTTCCAAATCCTCCATAATTACCCTTCGTCACAAGCGCGGACCACCGAGATGTTGACACACATCAAGGATTTCATCAACGACAGATCAAAGTGA